The following nucleotide sequence is from Cellvibrio sp. PSBB006.
TTGCAAAACTGATGCACCAGGGTAAAACCACTGAGAATAGCCCAGTCATCAATGTGCACATGCCCGGCCAATGCGGTGTTATTCACCAGAATGCAATGGTTACCAATCACGCTGTCGTGACCGATGTGTACATAGGCCATCAATAAATTGTGATGACCAATCGTGGTTTCGTGACGATCCTGAATAGTGCCGCGATGGATGGTGACACCTTCACGAATGATGTTGTTATCACCAATCACCAAGCGCGTTGGCTCGCCTTTGTACTTCAAATCGGGGGTATCCTCACCGACCGATGAGAATTGATAGATACGATTATGTTTACCAATAACCGTGGGGCCTTTGATAATTACATGCGACGCGATAACAGTACCCGCGCCGATTTCCACATCAGGGCCAATAATAGACCAGGGACCGACCTCAACATCGGAGGCCAGTTTGGCAGAGGGATGGATGATAGCTCGTGAATCAATCAAGGAATTATTCTCACCATTCTGGTTGACTGTGGTGTTGTCGATCCACCTGTATCACTCACGATCAAATATCAGCAGCAGCGAACAGAAGCCTACTTTAAAAGTCAGTGCAGGTTATGGGATCAACAATCCATGCGTATGCTTGCACGCTCAGATTTTGCGATCGGCACAAAGTATTGTTGCCGATGCAGCCAACGCACCGTCGACCGTTGCACGGCACTCGAATTTCCATATCCCACGCTTTTCCGAGACGACACGGGATTCCAGTTGCAGACGGTCACCGGGAATTACCTGACGCTTGAAGCGCACATCATCCACTCCCGCAAACAGGTATATAGAGCCATCTTGCGGTTTCTTTTTGGCACTTTTAAAACCGAGAATTCCGGAAGCCTGAGCCATAGCCTCAATGATCAGGACGCCGGGGAAAATCGGTGCCTGCGGAAAATGACCGTTGAAGACTTCCTCATTCACTGTAATGTTTTTGTAGGCGATGATTGATTCGCCCTCCACCAGCTCTATGACTCTATCGACCAATAAAAATGGATAACGATGAGGTAAGTATTCGCGTATTTCATTCACATCCATCATGGTCGAAGACCCCTGCATACTCAGCTTTTAAGCTTATAAAAAATATGAAGAGACTTTTGTACGCAGGTTGCAAAAAAGGCAACACACCGCACAAAAGCCTCACGGTTATTCAATTCAATCTTTTTTTACATCTTTTTCAAGTCGACTCAGGCGAGTCGCTATAGCATCCAATTGACGAAAACGCACCGCATTCTTGCGCCACTCTTTCGTTGTCGACATTGGTGTACCTGAGGAATAGGAACCAGGTTCAGACAAGGAACTGGAGACCATCGTCATACCGGTAAAATGAATATTATCGCCAATATCTATATGACCAACGACACCAACACCGCCGGAGAAAGTGCAGTTATCACCAACAACCGTACTACCAGCGATTGCCGAGGTCGCCGCCATCGCACAGTTTTTGCCCAATCGCACGTTGTGAGCGATATGAACCAGATTATCGATAATCACGCCGTCGTCCAGGACGGTATTACCCAGCGCCCCGCGGTCTATTGTAGTACATGCACCTATCTCAACCCGGTTGCCGATGATAACACCACCCAATTGGTGGATCTTGACCCATTCCTTACCGTTGGGCGCAAAACCGAAACCGTCCGCGCCGATGACTGAGCTACTGTGGATAATACAGTCATCGCCAATGGCTATACCGTGATATATCGTCACATTAGCCATCAAGCGGGTGTTATTTCCAATCGATGTATCTTCACCGATTACTGTACCGGGACCAACGACTACGCCATCACCCAGACTTACGCCGGTACCGATAACCGTATGAGCACCAATACTGACGTTTTCACCCAGCGTTACCCCATCTCCGATTACCGCCGAAGGATGAATGCCGACAACTTCTGTACGACTGTGATCGAACAAGCGTGTCAACCGGGCATAGCCGATATAGGGGTTGGCAACCAGCAGTTTATTGCCAGCGAAATGAGTGGCCTGCTCAACATTCAGGATCACTGCACCTGCACTACAGGTCGCCAGGTATTTGGTATAGGCCGGGCTGGCTATAAAACTGATGTCGTGAGCTTGTGCAGATTGCAGACTGGCGAACGCGCTGACGTGATAATCAGGATCGCCAACCAGCTCAGCATCAATGTACTGAGCCAGTTCGGCAAGTGAATAGGATTTTTTCACCTGAAATGTCCCCAGCCAGAAGGGCGAATTACTTGGCTTTGTTTAACATATCGGTCAATTTCTGGGTAATATCGAATGCAGGTGCTGCATGTATGGCAGCTTGGCTATTCAATACCAGACCGATATTGTCGGCAGCGATTAATTGCTCAAGCACGGTACGGGTTTTGGGTGTCAGGTCTTGCATTACACGCTGCATAACAGCTTGACGTTCAGCCTGAAGCTTTTTGCCGGCAAGCTCGTAATCTGCACGGAGATACTCAACTTTTTTGCGATGCTCGGCTTGTTCTTCTGCAGACCAGGTCATACCGTCTTTCTCAGCGGCCGCTTGCAGGTTTTTCATATCTGCAACCAGACCATCAAGCTTTGCTTTCATGGCGGCATATTCAGGGTCTTTGTCCAATTTTGTCAGGTTCTGTTTAGCTAATTCGGTACCTAACATAGCCGCCTGAACGTCGAGAATGACGACCTTGCCTTGCGCAAAGCTAGCTGCGGACAGGATGGACAACAAGAATGCAGCACAGAGTTTCCGGGTAACGCTCACAATTTTTATCCTCTTGTTTATCAACTAAAACACTATTATCAGAAGGTTTGTCCGAGAGAGAATTGGAAGAATTCAGTCCGATCATATTCGTTTTCCTTCAGTGGCCTGGCAATACTGAAAGTCATAGGCCCAAAGCCGGAAATCCATGTCAAACCAAAACCAGCGGAGGCGTTGATCTTGGAAAGGTCGACATCATAACAGTTACGCTGACCAACGCCACAGTTTGTATCAAACACGTTGCCCGCATCGATAAAAAAGGTCGATTGCAGCATCCGCTGGTCCTTAATAAACGGCAGGGGGAACAGAATTTCAGCACCGCCTTCGATCAACACGTTACCGCCAAAAGCGCCACGGTTGCGGCCGAAGTTGTCGGGATCACTCACTGAGGTTATCAGGCGTCCTGGCGTACAATTAATATTTTCAGGATTGTAGACACTAGGGTCCTGACAAAGGATGTAGGTCTGTGCCGTTTCGTTACTATCAACAATGCCATCACCATCAAGGTCATCCCACACTGATGTGGTTGTTTGCTCCGTTTCGCGCGTACCACGAGGCCCTAACGTATTACGCTCAAAGCCGCGAACAGAACCGAAACCACCCGCAAAGAAGTGCTGGAAGAACGGCAGCTCATCCATATCCCCGTAACTATCGGCGTAACCCAGGCGAGTATGTAAGCGCAACGTGAGATTGCGCGTGAGCGGCTTGAACATCTGCGCATCGTAATCCAGCTTGTAATATTGCAGATCACCACCCGGCAACGAGACCTCGACAGAAAGCCGCTGGGACGCCCCACGCGTGGCCAGAATGCCGCGGTTGAGTGTCGATTTACCCCAGAACAAACTGGTTGTTACGTCCTGGAAGTGGTCACCGTAGACATCAAGGAAACCCGGGTCAGCAACAACATCGGAAGTCAGTGGCAGAATATCAACCGTGCCCGCAGGGAAATCTCCACCTGATTCGGCAATATCACTGAGAATATCCAGGTCTTCCTGTGTGATATAACCCCTGTTCGCGATGTTGCCCCGCGTAATCTCACGCGGCGCATACGTATTGGGTTTTACCGTCAAATCGCGAAATCCAATATCGAAACCAATGCGTTCAATATCAGAAATCGGATAACCAAAACTCATCTTGCCGCCATACATATCGGTGCTGTAACCCGATACGTTGACGATGTCATATTTGGTTTTTTGATAATACAAACTGAAGCCGCGACTCACACCGTCAACAGTGAAATAGGGATCGTTGTAATTGAAGTTATAGCCGGTTTGATAACGGTTATGGGAGAAACTGAAACCTACTTGTTTACCACTACCAAACCAGTTGTTTTGCTGGATACTGGCGGAAAATAACAGACCCGAATATTGCGCATAACCCACCTGTAGACCCATGCTGCCCGAGGGCTGCTCTTCCACCGTAAAATCCACATCAACTTGATCAGAGGTGCCCGGCACTTCCACAGTGTCGACCTTTACTTCCTTAAAGAAACCCAGTCGTTCCAGGCGAACTTTAGAGTGTTCTATTTGTGCGGTTGATGCAGAACCACCCTCCATCTGCCGCATTTCACGGCGTAATACTTCATCGATAGTCTTAGTGTTGCCACGGAAGTTAATGCGGTTTACATAAGCACGTTTGCCTGGCTCAATAAAGAATGTCACCTTCACCGTTTTATCTTCATCATTGCGCTCCGGCAACCCTTCGACTTTGGCAAAGGTATAACCTTCATTACCCAGACGCTGGGTAATGTATTCCGCTGAAGTTGTCATCAGGATTTGTGAGAATGTCTGTCCCTCACGAACCAGGATCATACGGCGCACAATCGCCTCATCGATTGCCGGATCACCTGCAAGGTCAACACCATTCACTTTATAAATATCACCTTCGCTTACATTGGCGGTGATGAAAATTTTTGATTTGTCGGGACTCAGGGATACCTGGGTCGAATCAATCTTGAAATTCAGGTAGCCGCGATCCAGATAATAGGACTCGACCCGCTCCAGATCGCCTTTCAGTTTTTCGCGTGAATATTTATCGTTGCCGCTAATCCAGGAAAACAAACCGGTCGATTTCAATTCAAACAGATCTACCAGCTCTTCATCGCTGAAGGCATCGCTGCCGACAATATTGATTTGTTTGATGCGAGCAACGGCACCTTCAGTAATATTAATCTTGACCTTCACCTGGTTACGCGGAAGATCTTCAACTTCCACATCAACGCTGGCGCCATAGCGACCTTGTGCAATATATTCACGCTGCAACGCCTGACTGATACCTTCGAGGGTTGCGCGTTGGAAAATTTGTCCTTCGGAAAGATTATTTTCCTTCAAGCTGTCCATCAAGCTTTCAGTCTTGATGACTTTGTTGCCTTCAATTTCAATGGCATTAATAGCCGGGCGCTCTTTAATAACCAATACCAGCACATCACCATCGCGCCCCATGGAGACATCGGCAAAATAACCAACCTTAAAGAGTTCGCGAGTGGCATTCTGAATTTCCGTTTGGGTAACGACATCGCCAACACGAATTGGCAGCGCACTGAATACCGTTCCGGCGGAAACCCGTTGTAAGCCTTCGACGCGAATATCACTCACCCGAAAACTTTGTGCCTGTGCGGCGAATGACATCATCAGTATTAACAAGCAGCAGAAAAATCGCATCGAAACTCGCTTCATATCATCTTATCTAGTTTGGTCAGTAGAAGTGGCAATCGGGCTGCAGGTATCACAGCCGCATAATGTCGTTATATAGAGCCAGTACACTCAATCCGATTACCAGAAACAAGCCCACCTGATAGCCAGCCAATTGTACTTTTTCTGATACCGGGCTGCCTTTTATTGCCTCAATCAGGTAATACAGCAGATGCCCACCATCCAACACCGGAATGGGCAAGAGATTAAAAACTCCCAGAAAGATACTGAGTAACGCCAGGAAGGCTACGAAGCTTTCCAAACCACTCTCCGCCGAAGAGCCCGCCACCTTAGCAATGCTGATCGGCCCGCTCAAGTTTTTCGTGGAAATTTCTCCGAGCAGTAACTTTTTTACTGACAGCAGAACAAATCCTGCGGTATCCCAGGTTCGTTCGACACCAACAAGAAAAGCACCACCAATGGAATAATGGTTTTGGCGAATCATGTCGTCTGGCCAGGGCTTGAGCTGCAAGGCCACGCCGACACGCCCTATGGTTGCGCCGTTCTCCGCGACTGACTCCGGAGTAACCTGCACACGGGATTGCGCCCCGTCACGTTCAATGAGCATGTCAATCGGCTGGCCAGGACGCTGCTTGACGTACTCGATCCAGTCGCTACCTGACACCATCGTTACACCATCTGCCGCCAGCACACGGTCGCCGGCTTTCATGCCAGCCACGTCGGCGGGGCTTCCCGGGGTAATTGCTGCAGCCAGGGTATCCACCTCTGGCGTAAAGAAATTTAACCCCAAGCCACGCAACGGATCTGGTTCTTCAACACCTTTCAGCCAATCATCCAATACCACTTCAGATTGGTAGCGCAAGGACGAGTCAGGATAGCTCAGTGAAACATGCATCTCCCCGCTTTCGCCGAGGCGCCGCAGTAACTGCTGGTAGACCGCCTGGCGGGTTGGGGTCGGCTCGCCATCAATCGACAGGATTTCCTGACCCGCCTCCAAGCCGGCATGCGCTGCCAGCGAATCCGGTTCCACTGAACCGATGACCGGCGCAAAGTCCCGCACACCCGGCAATACCAATGCCCAGAACAGTAAAATTGCGAGAATAAAGTTAGCCACCGGACCGGCCACGACAATTGCCATGCGCTGCCAGACACTTTTACGATTGAAACTGCGATGCAATTCTTCGGGAGGAACTTCACCTTCGCGCTCATCGAGCATCTTGACGTAGCCGCCGAGTGGAACGGCGGAAATAGCATATTCGGTGCCTTGTTTGTCGTGCCAACGCCAAAGCACATTGCCAAATCCGATCGAAAACCGCAGCACCTTGACGCCACAGCGCCGGGCTACATAGAAGTGACCGAATTCGTGAATAGTAACCAGGACGATAATCGCCACCAGAAACCATAAAATCATTTGCACTACTGCCACAGACAACCTCGTTAGAGTGAGCCGATAACCGACATTGCCATGGCTCTGGCCTCGGAATCGGCGTTTTGGACAACGTCCAGTGACGCTGGTTCAGTGATTGGAAGACGCGTTAATACACTTTCTATGACGTGTGAAATTTGGTCAAAACGCAGGCGGCGCTGCAAAAAGGCCGCTACAGCCACTTCATTGGCAGCATTCAGAACCGCCGGCGCCGTGGCGCCAGTTGTAGCGGCTTCCTGCGCCAGACGCAAGCAAGGGAAACGCTCGTAATCAGGCGCCGAGAAATCCAGCCGCGCCGTCGTAAATAAATCAAGGCTGGCTACGCCGGACTCAATACGCTCAGGCCAAGCCAGCGCATGGGCGATCGGTGTGCGCATATCAGGATTACCCAATTGCGCCAACACCGACCCATCGATGTATTCCACCAATGAATGAATCACACTTTGGGGATGAATCACGACCTCAATCTGGGCCGGGGAAGCATTAAATAACCAACAGGCTTCGATCAGCTCTAGCCCTTTATTCAACATAGTGGCCGAATCAACGGAAATCTTTTGCCCCATGCTCCAATTCGGATGCGCGCAGGCTTGTTCAGGGGTGACCCCGCGCAATTGGGCAAGTGGCGTCGTGCGAAAAGGACCGCCTGAAGCTGTAAGCAGCACCTTGCGCACACCACTGCTCGATAAACCTTGATGCAAATAGTCGGGACGATGGTTTGGAAGACATTGGAAGATAGCGTTATGTTCACTATCAATGGGCAGGAGAGTGGCGCCATGTTCAGCAACAGCACGAGTAAATAACCCCCCTGCCATCACCAAGGCTTCTTTGTTGGCAAGCAACACTTTTTTGCCGGCCTTAACAGCCGCAAGCGTCGGTAACAAACCCGCTGCACCGACAATTGCAGCCATGACTGTATCCACATCACCATGAGCCGCCACCTCCGCAAAGGCATCAGCGCCCTGCAGCACTTCAGTGAGGCAACCTTGCTGTGCCAACATATCTTTAAGCGCCAGCGCGGCGGCGGGATCGCGCAGCACGGCATAGCGCGGCTGATACTGCAAACATTGGTTGGCAAGTAACTGCCATTGCCGATCCGCCGTTAATGCAAAAATACCGTAGCGTTCCGGGTGACGGGAAAGCACATCCAATGTACTGATACCAATGGAACCCGTGGCTCCCAGGACGGTGACCTGTTGCATGACTTACCCCGGCCAACCTGTGCTGAGGAGCGCCAGGGCAAAAACCGGCGCGGCAGCGGTCAGGCTGTCAACCCGATCAAGAACGCCGCCGTGACCAGGCAGCAATGCACTACTGTCTTTAATGCCCCGCTGGCGTTTAAGCATACTTTCGAATAAGTCGCCCAACACCGAGACAAGACTTGTCGGCAGGATGATTGCCAGCAACATAGGATAGCTCCCGCCCACAAAACCCCAGACGATTAAAGACAACAGGAGATTGAAACTTACCCCACCCAGAAAACCCTCCAAGGTTTTGCCGGGGCTGACAGCAGGCGCCAGTTTGCGCCTTCCCCAGCGACGACCGGCAAAATAACCACCAATGTCCGCACAGGCAACGACTGCAACAATCAACAGAACTAACAAAGCGCCATGTTCCTGTGCACGGACATAGGTAAAGGCAGCCCAGGTGGGCACCAATACAAATAACCCCATCAGACCGCGCAACAACGGATGGCGCCAAAGGATGGCGCTTGAGGGAAAACCCTGCACAAACAACAGCGCCACGGCCCACCAGACGCAACCGATTATCAGGATTTCACGGAATTTACCTGAATCAACCGTAATATCTGGCGACCAGACCGACATTTCCAGGTAATAACCGGCCAGAAAAGTTGCCGTCGCGACCAATACAACGTAGCCGAATCTTTGCCAGGAGCGGCCAAATCCAGCCAGGTTGGCCCATTCCCAGGCGCTGACCAACATCACCAGAGCCACAAACACAGAAAACAAAGGGACGGGAAGATAGAAAAGTGCGGCCAGAAAGATGGCCGACAGAATCAGCGCTGTGATAACCCGTTGCTTAAGCATCCTGGCCCCCTGACACGCGGACCTTGGTTATCTGCTCGCTGGTTAAACCGAAGCGACGTTGACGCTCTTTAAACGCTGCGGCGGCTGCGTGAAGTTCTGCACCATCAAAATCTGGCCAGAGTTTGTCGCTGAAGTAGAGTTCAGCATAGGCTGACTGCCACAGAAGAAAGTTACTGATGCGAATCTCACCGCCGGTGCGTATGAGCAAATCCAGCTCGGGCAGATCAGCCATGGAGGTGTAGCGATGCAATAACTCTTCGGTTATGTCATCTGCCACAAGACGGCCAGCTACAACTTCCTCTGCCGCACGCTTGGCCGCTTGGGCAATATCCCAGCGACCACCGTAATCCGCCGCAATCACCAAGGTCGTCTTGCCGTCGCGAGTCGCCTCTTCAGCGGCTTCTATCGCTTTTTGAATAGCGGGACTAAAACGGTTGCGATTACCGATCACCCGCAGGCGCACGCCTTTCTTATGGAGTTCACGGACTTCTTTTTTGAGATAAAGCAAAAACAACGACATCAGAGCGTCCACCTCAATGGGGGGACGCTTCCAGTTCTCGCTGCTGAAGGCAAACAAGGTCAGCACTTCAATGCCCAATTCCTGACAGGCACTCATTACATCGCGGATACGCTCAACACCGACTTTATGGCCGGAGACACCGGCCATACCCCGCTGTTTCGCCCAGCGATTATTGCCGTCCATAATGATGGCCACATGGCGCAGGGTATTTGTGGTCACTCATGACTCCTGAGGAAAAGCATTTTTCAAGCGGGGCATTAAATCGCCATCAGATCCGCTTCTTTGGCCGCCAGTGCTTTATCAACTTCGGCAATATATTTATCAGTTATTTTCTGGATATCGTCCTGCGCACGATGATCGTCGTCCTCACTGATCGCCTTGTCCTTCAACAGTGCCTTAACGCTAGATAAAACATCGCGGCGTACATTGCGCACAGCAACACGGCCGTTTTCTGCTTCCGCGCGCGCCTGCTTGATGAAGTTTTTACGTGTTTCTTCGGTCAGCATGGGCAGGGGAATGCGGATCAGCCCGTTATTCGTGGACGGGTTCAGGCCCAGATTGGATTTCATGATCGCCTTTTCAATATCAGGCACTAAATTGCGTTCCCAGGGGTTGATTGACAAGGTGCGCGCATCTTCAACGTTAATGTTGGCCACCTGGCTCAGCGGGGTGTCGGTACCGTAATAAGAAACCATTATTCCGTCGAGCAAACTGGGATGCGCCCGGCCCGTGCGGATTCTGGAGAAATTGGTAACCAGCGCATCGACCGCTTTTTTCATGCGATCTTCAGCATCTTTTTTTATGTCATTAATCATCAGTTTTGTCCTTCTTCAATCAAAGTGCCTTCGTTACTGCCGACCACAATGTTCAACAGGGCACCGCTTTTGTTCATACGGAAAACACGTACCGGCATGTCATGTTCACGACAAAGGCAGATGGCAGTCAGATCCATCACGCCCAATTTTTTATCCAATACTTCATCATAAGTCAGTCGGTCATACTTGGTCGCTGTGGCGTCTTTCATCGGGTCAGCGGTGTACACCCCGTCCACTTTGGTCGCTTTAAGCACGATATCGGCTTCGACTTCAATACCACGCAGACAGGCGGCAGAGTCAGTGGTAAAGAAAGGATTACCGGTACCGGCGGCAAAGATTACCACTTCGCCGGAACTCAGAAAACGAATCGCACGACGGCGATCATAGTGTTCGACAATACCGCTCATGGGGATGGCCGACATGACCCGGGAGGAAATGTTGGAGCGCTCAAGCGCATCGCGCATGGCCAGTGCATTCATGACGGTGGCCAACATACCCATATGGTCGCCCGTCACCCGGTCGAGACCGGCCGCATTCAATGCAGCGCCGCGAAACAGGTTACCGCCGCCCACAACCAGACCGACCTGAACCCCGATTCCCACCAACTGCCCGATTTCCAGTGCCATCTTGTCCAGCACTTTGGGATCAATACCGAACCCCTCCGATCCCATCAACTCCTCACCACTCAGTTTCAGCAAAATCCGCTTGTACTTCTTCTCTCTGGGGTTTGGCATAGACTTGGACTCCGTAAGATGGGTAGGCGAAAAAATCACGGCAGTTTAACAGCAAAAAGAGGCTGAGTGGGACACCCAGCCTCTTTTAATGGGAGGTCTAGCAACAGCGGGGATTAGCCCTTGGAGGCCTGCACCTGGGCAGCAACTTCTGCGGCAAAGTCGACAACAACTTTCTCGATACCTTCGCCTACTTCCAGACGCACAAAACTGGTTACGGAAGCACCGGCATCTTTAGCCAGCTTACCGACAGTCACCTCAGGGTTCTTCACGAAGGGCTGGTCGATAAGGCTAGCTTCTTTCAGGAATTTGTTGATACGACCAACCATCATCTTCTCAACGATTTCGGCAGGCTTGCCAGCCATATCCGGTTGCGCGCGAATGATGTCTTTCTCTTTTTCTACCAGGTCGGCTGGCATCTGCTCAGAATTGACCACGGCCGGGTTAACCGCTGCGACGTGCATAGCAATGTCTCTGGCCAACTCTTCATTGCCACCTTCCAGCTGCACCAATACGGCAATACGGCTGTTGAGGTGAACGTAACCACCAACCACACCGCCTTCAACCAACTTAATACGACGCACGCCGATGTTTTCACCGATTTTTTGTACCAGCGCTTCACGAGCGTTTTCCAAATCACCAGACATCAAAGCCGCTACGTCGGTTTGCTTGGTGGTGAACGCCTTGTCCACTACGCTGTTAACAAAAGCCAGGAAGCCGGCATCGCGAGCAACGAAGTCAGTTTCGGAGTTCACTTCAACAGCGACACCATAGCTGTTGTCGTCGGCCACTTTGACAGCAACTACGCCGTCAGCAGCGGTGCGGTCAGCTTTCTTGGCCGCTTTCAGGCCGGAAATCTTGCGCAGATTCTCAATCGCCAGTTCGATATCGCCGTTGGCTTCGCCCAGCGCTTTTTTACATTCCATCATGCCCAAACCGGTGCGGTCACGCAGTTCTTTTACCATTGTTGCGGAAATAGCTGTCATGGTTTTGTCCTCAGTCAGTATTCAAATTCTGGTTTGAAAAAAGGGGGCAAAGCCCCCTTTCGTTGCATCTAGCAAAGCGTGCAGGGCTTATTCAGCAGCGCCTTCTTCAGCAGCAACGTACTCGTCTTTGTTCGGCACAGCAGACGCTGATTTGGAGCCTTCAAGACAAGCATCGGCCACCGCCGTTACGTACAGTTTTACTGCGCGGATGGCGTCGTCGTTACCTGGGATAACATAATCAATGCCTTCCGGGTTGCTGTTGGTATCCACGATACCGATAACCGGAATACCCAGCTTATTAGCTTCCTGAATGGCAATACGCTCGTGGTCAACATCGATCACAAACATAGCGTCCGGCAGGCCGCTCATTTCTTTAATACCGCCGATGGAACGCTCAAGCTTTTCCATATCGCGGGTACGCATCAGCGCTTCTTTCTTGGTCAGCTTGGTAAAGGTACCATCCTGACTTTGCGTTTCCAGGTCGCGTAGACGACGGATAGAAGCACGGATGGTTTTGTAGTTAGTGAGCATGCCGCCCAACCAACGATGGCTGACAAATGGCTGGCCAGCACGTTCAGCTTGTTCTTTAATGGTTTTTTGTGCGGCGCGCTTGGTGCCGACAAAAAGGATTTTCTTCTTCTGGGAAGCCATTTGCTGGATCAGGGCCAGAGCTTCATTGAAGGCTGGAACGGTGTGCTCCAGATTGATGATGTGAATCTTGTTACGCGCACCGAAGATATAACGACCCATCTTCGGGTTCCAGTAACGGGTTTGGTGACCAAAGTGGACACCGGCGGACAGCATATCGCGCATGCTTACTGTAGGCATAAGTTTTTCCTGTCGGGTTAAGCCTCCATATACCCCATCAACCAACCCGTTAGCTCGCGCTGTGGGCACCCAGGTTCAATGTGTCGGTATATGTGTGACGTTAAGTTAGTACAGCGCCAGAAGCGCCGGACACAGAGACATTCTGTGTCAGTTCAGCCCCCTCGGGACCCACGCATATCGTTAAAAACTGATTCGACGGGCCGAAAGAGGCGCGCTTTATACCACACTTTGTATTACAGATAAACAACTCTCTACCGAGCCATACTGCCTTGCCCCGCCAGTCTCAACCAAAGAGTCTTCAAGCTAAGCACCTATCTTCAAACAAAGAACCTATAAAGATAACTGCGCCCGACTTGCATACTAGTGCGCCTTTGCCGTCTAATAGATTGAACAACCTCTTTAACCTATGACTCGGTATTGTTATGAAAGAAACCTGGCGCTGGTTTGGCCCTAAAGACCCCGTCTCCCTGCAACATATCGCCCAAGCCGGCGCAACCGGCATAGTGACATCTCTCCATCATATTCCGACCGGAGCAGTCTGGCCGATGGAGGATATCCTGGAGCGCAAGGCGCTCATTGAAGCCCAT
It contains:
- the lpxA gene encoding acyl-ACP--UDP-N-acetylglucosamine O-acyltransferase translates to MIDSRAIIHPSAKLASDVEVGPWSIIGPDVEIGAGTVIASHVIIKGPTVIGKHNRIYQFSSVGEDTPDLKYKGEPTRLVIGDNNIIREGVTIHRGTIQDRHETTIGHHNLLMAYVHIGHDSVIGNHCILVNNTALAGHVHIDDWAILSGFTLVHQFCKIGAHSFSGMGTAIGKDVPAYVMVNGSPAEAKSVNAEGLRRRGFTSEDITNITKAYKLIYRRGLTLDEAIAELEQMAQTSSALNILIDSLKSSSRGIVR
- the fabZ gene encoding 3-hydroxyacyl-ACP dehydratase FabZ; amino-acid sequence: MMDVNEIREYLPHRYPFLLVDRVIELVEGESIIAYKNITVNEEVFNGHFPQAPIFPGVLIIEAMAQASGILGFKSAKKKPQDGSIYLFAGVDDVRFKRQVIPGDRLQLESRVVSEKRGIWKFECRATVDGALAASATILCADRKI
- the lpxD gene encoding UDP-3-O-(3-hydroxymyristoyl)glucosamine N-acyltransferase; this encodes MKKSYSLAELAQYIDAELVGDPDYHVSAFASLQSAQAHDISFIASPAYTKYLATCSAGAVILNVEQATHFAGNKLLVANPYIGYARLTRLFDHSRTEVVGIHPSAVIGDGVTLGENVSIGAHTVIGTGVSLGDGVVVGPGTVIGEDTSIGNNTRLMANVTIYHGIAIGDDCIIHSSSVIGADGFGFAPNGKEWVKIHQLGGVIIGNRVEIGACTTIDRGALGNTVLDDGVIIDNLVHIAHNVRLGKNCAMAATSAIAGSTVVGDNCTFSGGVGVVGHIDIGDNIHFTGMTMVSSSLSEPGSYSSGTPMSTTKEWRKNAVRFRQLDAIATRLSRLEKDVKKD
- a CDS encoding OmpH family outer membrane protein is translated as MSVTRKLCAAFLLSILSAASFAQGKVVILDVQAAMLGTELAKQNLTKLDKDPEYAAMKAKLDGLVADMKNLQAAAEKDGMTWSAEEQAEHRKKVEYLRADYELAGKKLQAERQAVMQRVMQDLTPKTRTVLEQLIAADNIGLVLNSQAAIHAAPAFDITQKLTDMLNKAK
- the bamA gene encoding outer membrane protein assembly factor BamA, which translates into the protein MRFFCCLLILMMSFAAQAQSFRVSDIRVEGLQRVSAGTVFSALPIRVGDVVTQTEIQNATRELFKVGYFADVSMGRDGDVLVLVIKERPAINAIEIEGNKVIKTESLMDSLKENNLSEGQIFQRATLEGISQALQREYIAQGRYGASVDVEVEDLPRNQVKVKINITEGAVARIKQINIVGSDAFSDEELVDLFELKSTGLFSWISGNDKYSREKLKGDLERVESYYLDRGYLNFKIDSTQVSLSPDKSKIFITANVSEGDIYKVNGVDLAGDPAIDEAIVRRMILVREGQTFSQILMTTSAEYITQRLGNEGYTFAKVEGLPERNDEDKTVKVTFFIEPGKRAYVNRINFRGNTKTIDEVLRREMRQMEGGSASTAQIEHSKVRLERLGFFKEVKVDTVEVPGTSDQVDVDFTVEEQPSGSMGLQVGYAQYSGLLFSASIQQNNWFGSGKQVGFSFSHNRYQTGYNFNYNDPYFTVDGVSRGFSLYYQKTKYDIVNVSGYSTDMYGGKMSFGYPISDIERIGFDIGFRDLTVKPNTYAPREITRGNIANRGYITQEDLDILSDIAESGGDFPAGTVDILPLTSDVVADPGFLDVYGDHFQDVTTSLFWGKSTLNRGILATRGASQRLSVEVSLPGGDLQYYKLDYDAQMFKPLTRNLTLRLHTRLGYADSYGDMDELPFFQHFFAGGFGSVRGFERNTLGPRGTRETEQTTTSVWDDLDGDGIVDSNETAQTYILCQDPSVYNPENINCTPGRLITSVSDPDNFGRNRGAFGGNVLIEGGAEILFPLPFIKDQRMLQSTFFIDAGNVFDTNCGVGQRNCYDVDLSKINASAGFGLTWISGFGPMTFSIARPLKENEYDRTEFFQFSLGQTF
- the rseP gene encoding RIP metalloprotease RseP, whose protein sequence is MAVVQMILWFLVAIIVLVTIHEFGHFYVARRCGVKVLRFSIGFGNVLWRWHDKQGTEYAISAVPLGGYVKMLDEREGEVPPEELHRSFNRKSVWQRMAIVVAGPVANFILAILLFWALVLPGVRDFAPVIGSVEPDSLAAHAGLEAGQEILSIDGEPTPTRQAVYQQLLRRLGESGEMHVSLSYPDSSLRYQSEVVLDDWLKGVEEPDPLRGLGLNFFTPEVDTLAAAITPGSPADVAGMKAGDRVLAADGVTMVSGSDWIEYVKQRPGQPIDMLIERDGAQSRVQVTPESVAENGATIGRVGVALQLKPWPDDMIRQNHYSIGGAFLVGVERTWDTAGFVLLSVKKLLLGEISTKNLSGPISIAKVAGSSAESGLESFVAFLALLSIFLGVFNLLPIPVLDGGHLLYYLIEAIKGSPVSEKVQLAGYQVGLFLVIGLSVLALYNDIMRL